The following nucleotide sequence is from Desulfovermiculus halophilus DSM 18834.
AAATGGAGGATCTCATTCGGTGCAGATCCAGGCTTTGCAGATACCGAAATCCACCGTGCAGAATCTTCAGGCTGTTCGCCGAGGTCGCGTGTCCAAAATCGCCCTTTTCGACCAGGGCCGTCTGCAGTCCGCAATGGGCAGCTTCAAGGGCCACGGCGGCACCCTGGATCCCACCGCCGATGACCACCAGATCAAAGTTTTGGCTGGCCAGCCGATTCAGATCTCGTTTCATTGGGATCCGCTGCCGTTCTTTTCAGCCTGAATCAACAGCCCTATCTGGCAGCGCAGGAAGCCGGTGATGCCAATACGTCGCCCATAGGTCCCAAGCTGTACCTCAGGGACCAGCAAAAGGGACCGTACATGCCTGGCCGGAAAGTCTCTGTCTGCTTCACCGTCTGCAAAGATACCCAGACTTCCGGCCGCCGCCTCCTCCGTGGTCAAGGGAAGAGGATCTGTCCCGTACAGAATCTTCATGCCTTTGGCCCTTCCATGCCGAAACTGTTTCGGCTCCGGCCATTCCCAGGGGCGTCCTCGGCTGTCGCCAAGACATAAAAAGCAGGGGTCATTTCGGGCCACGGCATCACAAGCGATCCTGCCTCTCTTTCCTGTCCATTTCCCAAAACCCCAGGCAAGCACTGGAACCCCGTGATCTGACCCAACCCGGTGAGTGACAGCATCCACCGGAAGACCGTCCGGGATCATCTGGGTGGTCATCAGACCCAAAACCTCAAGATTCTCTGCTGTCACCACCTGGCGACCGGAAACAAGGATCAACTCCCTTCCGTTTGGATCCGTCAGCCGCAGTGAACATGACTCTCTGGTCCTGTGCACGATCCACGGATCTGTTTGAGCCCCTGTCGACGACCTACAGTCCGCATCCCGCACAAGCTCCTCAAAGACATGTTCCCGTGCGGTTTCAGCCAAAAGCAAAACCCCGACAAAGCCGTTGCATCCCTGACTTGGTGAGGCTGATGCAAAGTTCTCATAGGCGGCGGAAAAAAAACGCCCCAGGTGAAAGCAGGGATAGATATGAACGTGGGAGTCAATAAGTATCATTATTTTAAACAATTATCCCTTGAGGTAGTCTCCACAGGTAACAAAAGAACAGCCTTCAAATCTTTTAACAAAGTTCAACAGTCGACCACTGGTTTTTTCCAGATTCACATAATGCTTGAACTTGGAGAAAGCTGAAAGATGACGGGCTTTGGGCTGCTCAGGATCCAGTTCCCAGGGATGAAGGTAAAAAACAAACCCCCCATGCGAGCTCATGATTCGCCTTACTCCCCAGTAAAATATCGCCGGTGCCAGCAAACGAAAGTACCCGCCGCCCCCCCAGGGAAAAATGATGTTTCGGATGCGCAGATTGCTGACCGGAAGTTCAGCAAAGTTTTTATTGATCCGATAGGCAATCCCGTTTTGGCAAAACCGGGTCAAATCCAAGCGTCCATATCGTTTATGCAGGGCAAAAGAGTTGTAGCTTGAATCATATGCATAGCCTGCTTTTTCCAGGAGGTCGAAATGATCCAATGCGATTGAGAAGCTCGGTGCCCGGTAGCCCAAAACCGGACTGCCGGTTATATCTTCAAGGATTTGCTTGCTTTCATACAGATCCTGGAAAATCTGAGAGGAAGACATCTGCGAGAGGAGCATATGATTGCACCCATGGGACGCAACTTCATGCCCCCGCTCATGCACCTCCTGGACAAGACGGGGAAACCTCCGGGCCACCCAGGCCAAGAAAAAAAATGTTGCCTTTGGTCCGGAGATGCGCTCCCGTCGATTCTGCGGACTTATGCCCGGCCTGTTGCTTCCGTGGCTTAACCTTTTGCCCATCACTGATCCACCGCTTTTGCAACTGTCCAAAATATCGAGGAGAGTATGGACAGACTGTCGAACCCGAAGCTCACAAGTGCTCCAGGTAGCAGGTGGATATCTTGATCGCAGATTTTCTACCTGAAACCATTCTTCAACATCAAATGTTAGAAGAATACTTTGATCCTTGTTGCAAGGTTCCATATTACCATTGCCAACCCTGGGGCATAAAAGATACACTCACCATGATACTGTTTTCTTTATATTCCTCATAATCTATATCTGATTCAACCACTCTATACCTGTCTGACAAGCTTAATCGAAGCCATTCCAAGACCTGATAACCTATTTCACCCTTGATCGTATAGATATCATCTGTTCTATCCGGATCAGTGTCCTTATAGTCATTTCGTTTATACGCCCCAGATAGATTGGCATCTGTATGTCGGCCCAGAGCATAGCTTAGTACTCCCTCAACTTCTGCATACTGGGTAAA
It contains:
- a CDS encoding DUF3473 domain-containing protein gives rise to the protein MGKRLSHGSNRPGISPQNRRERISGPKATFFFLAWVARRFPRLVQEVHERGHEVASHGCNHMLLSQMSSSQIFQDLYESKQILEDITGSPVLGYRAPSFSIALDHFDLLEKAGYAYDSSYNSFALHKRYGRLDLTRFCQNGIAYRINKNFAELPVSNLRIRNIIFPWGGGGYFRLLAPAIFYWGVRRIMSSHGGFVFYLHPWELDPEQPKARHLSAFSKFKHYVNLEKTSGRLLNFVKRFEGCSFVTCGDYLKG